Proteins from one Oscillatoria nigro-viridis PCC 7112 genomic window:
- a CDS encoding MgtC/SapB family protein, whose protein sequence is MSSIFFSPNDWQTVTLRLTAALLVGFAIGMNRQQPGRPAGLRTFTIVSLGAAIFVMIPLQMDGDSTFSSSNALSRTIQGVATGVGFLGGGIILQQTQYPVGKAEVKGLTSAATIWLAAGLGAAAGCGLWVMSLIGTLFALLVLSGVKRLKKSALIRAYANSQPKTRVKDAASVQDRQP, encoded by the coding sequence ATGAGTTCTATATTTTTCAGCCCCAACGATTGGCAGACAGTCACCTTGAGGCTGACGGCTGCACTACTGGTAGGCTTCGCGATCGGCATGAACCGCCAGCAGCCAGGTAGACCGGCAGGTTTAAGAACCTTTACGATCGTGAGTCTAGGCGCAGCTATATTTGTAATGATTCCTTTGCAGATGGATGGCGACAGCACCTTTTCCTCTTCCAACGCTTTAAGCCGAACTATCCAAGGAGTTGCCACAGGGGTAGGATTTCTGGGGGGCGGAATCATTCTGCAACAAACTCAATACCCAGTGGGTAAAGCTGAAGTCAAAGGACTAACTTCCGCCGCAACTATTTGGTTGGCTGCCGGATTAGGTGCAGCGGCAGGCTGCGGTTTGTGGGTGATGAGTTTGATAGGAACCCTGTTTGCACTCTTGGTTTTGAGTGGCGTCAAACGGCTTAAGAAGTCTGCTTTGATACGTGCTTATGCTAACAGCCAACCAAAAACACGAGTCAAAGATGCAGCCTCAGTGCAAGATCGGCAGCCATAA
- a CDS encoding precorrin-8X methylmutase, whose protein sequence is MQQYLTIKQLTEAVKGTITPRMVRHYHALGLLSPAVRSTSNYRLYTRSDVQRLQRIVALKQQGFQLSHIRKLLETDADASPDALMATLQRQYLSVIQQIVRLRETASALEGLLGRDISCQAVQADALAQLRLLQAETEGGLDELEQIWKGWDAGAHTHPEDFGESLQHLLPDLPDRSEIEVDLLSKLVLACGDCSLLPFVKLSETAIKSAREALKNQCQIVADVPPVFAALDGTRLAHLGTSIATLIDDPHINAAAEAEQEFWQQREWFDKLLKLEKGCILVIGYAPSVLMAVCEAIECGQLQPALVVGMPIGFSHSPVAKRRLVRSGVDYITTVGTFGGGLLAAVALNALVESLIEKPNCHCHLNGKLA, encoded by the coding sequence ATGCAACAATACCTGACAATCAAACAACTTACAGAAGCGGTAAAAGGCACAATTACCCCTCGGATGGTGCGACACTATCACGCATTGGGGCTGCTATCTCCGGCGGTGCGATCGACCTCTAACTACAGATTGTATACCCGCAGCGACGTGCAAAGACTGCAAAGAATAGTCGCACTCAAGCAGCAAGGCTTTCAACTGTCTCACATCCGCAAACTGTTAGAAACTGATGCGGATGCTTCCCCTGACGCGCTGATGGCGACTCTGCAACGGCAATATCTGTCGGTTATTCAGCAAATTGTTCGCCTCAGAGAAACTGCTTCGGCGCTGGAAGGATTGCTGGGGCGGGATATTTCCTGTCAAGCGGTGCAAGCGGACGCCCTGGCGCAATTAAGGCTGTTGCAGGCGGAAACTGAGGGGGGGTTGGATGAGTTGGAACAAATTTGGAAGGGTTGGGATGCGGGGGCGCACACTCACCCGGAGGATTTTGGGGAGTCGCTGCAGCATTTGTTGCCGGATTTGCCCGATCGCTCGGAAATTGAGGTAGACTTGCTTTCAAAACTGGTGTTAGCCTGCGGAGATTGTTCGCTGCTGCCGTTTGTGAAGTTGAGCGAAACGGCGATTAAATCGGCGCGGGAAGCTTTGAAAAATCAGTGTCAAATTGTGGCTGATGTGCCGCCTGTTTTTGCCGCTTTGGATGGGACTAGATTGGCGCATTTGGGAACAAGTATTGCAACTTTAATTGACGATCCGCACATCAATGCTGCGGCGGAAGCGGAACAGGAATTCTGGCAGCAGCGTGAGTGGTTTGATAAGTTGTTGAAACTGGAAAAAGGATGTATATTGGTGATAGGATATGCGCCGTCTGTGCTGATGGCGGTTTGCGAGGCGATCGAGTGCGGGCAACTGCAACCGGCTTTGGTAGTTGGAATGCCGATCGGTTTTAGTCATTCTCCGGTGGCGAAACGGCGGTTAGTGCGATCGGGCGTTGATTATATTACAACTGTGGGAACTTTTGGCGGCGGGTTGTTGGCGGCGGTTGCTTTGAATGCTTTGGTTGAGTCTTTGATTGAAAAGCCGAATTGTCACTGTCATCTGAATGGAAAATTGGCTTGA
- a CDS encoding heavy metal translocating P-type ATPase translates to MTPNSLPISRLGRLAEEHPDAVTAALCGILVILGSLALQLGWLGVAALILPAAYVIGGYSSTREGLTTLFQERELDVDLLMIVAALGAAGLGMWRQEYHLIVDGAVLILIFAISGALEGYAMQRTERSIRSLMSLTADTARVVMYGGEREVAIDKLEIGDCILVKPGEIIPTDAIIIEGCSAIDQASITGESMPVEKTSGDEVYAGTINGAGALKLEVHKTPESSLIQRVIRLVQEAQTAAPPSQMFVEKFERGYAKLIVALGLLLATLPPFVLGWNWEETIYRALIFLVVASPCALMASIMPALLSGIANGARQGILFKSGAQLEMIGKVRAIAFDKTGTLTTGKPEVIQIVPAIGYTETEVLQLAAALEAHSEHAIASSIVSAAQQQQLQLSTATDVQAKIGQGIIGKVNNQIIAIGKADFVEATSELSQISQQLQAEGKTVVWVAKGEQLLGIIAVADTIRPEAAATVKHLQKLGVEHIIMLTGDNEQTAQHIARQLGINEVYAELLPEDKVQAIKQLQTQYQTVAMVGDGINDAPALAQASAGIAMGISGSDVALETADIVLMADKLEQLAKAISLGRRAQNVVKQNIVFALSCIVLLLAANFFGNITMPFGVIGHEGSTVIVTLSGLRLLRN, encoded by the coding sequence ATGACTCCCAATTCCCTCCCCATTTCTCGCCTCGGGCGCCTCGCCGAAGAACACCCCGATGCTGTGACTGCCGCCCTGTGCGGAATTCTAGTAATCTTGGGTTCGCTAGCCCTGCAATTGGGCTGGCTGGGTGTAGCCGCGTTAATCTTACCCGCAGCTTATGTTATCGGCGGCTATTCCAGCACCCGCGAAGGCTTAACTACGCTTTTTCAAGAACGCGAATTAGATGTAGATTTGTTAATGATTGTCGCTGCTTTGGGCGCGGCCGGTTTGGGGATGTGGCGGCAAGAATATCATTTAATTGTTGACGGCGCCGTGCTGATTTTAATCTTTGCAATTAGCGGCGCGCTGGAAGGTTATGCTATGCAGCGGACTGAACGCAGCATCCGCAGTTTGATGAGTTTGACTGCGGATACTGCTAGGGTGGTAATGTACGGCGGGGAACGGGAAGTTGCGATCGACAAATTGGAAATTGGCGATTGCATTTTAGTCAAGCCCGGAGAAATCATCCCCACAGATGCGATAATTATTGAAGGCTGCAGCGCGATCGATCAAGCCTCGATTACCGGCGAATCGATGCCCGTGGAAAAAACCAGCGGCGATGAAGTCTATGCAGGTACAATTAACGGTGCCGGCGCGCTGAAACTCGAAGTTCATAAAACTCCAGAAAGCAGCTTAATTCAGCGAGTGATTCGGCTGGTTCAAGAAGCGCAAACAGCAGCGCCGCCTTCTCAAATGTTTGTGGAAAAATTCGAGCGCGGTTATGCCAAATTAATTGTCGCTTTAGGCTTGCTTCTCGCAACATTGCCGCCCTTTGTTTTGGGCTGGAATTGGGAAGAGACAATCTATCGGGCGCTGATTTTCCTAGTAGTCGCGTCCCCCTGCGCCCTGATGGCTTCGATTATGCCGGCGCTGCTTTCGGGAATTGCTAACGGGGCGAGACAGGGGATTTTGTTTAAAAGCGGCGCGCAATTAGAGATGATTGGTAAAGTCAGGGCGATCGCCTTTGACAAAACCGGAACTCTCACCACGGGAAAACCCGAAGTTATCCAAATTGTACCAGCCATCGGATATACTGAAACAGAAGTTCTGCAATTAGCTGCCGCCCTAGAAGCCCATTCCGAACACGCGATCGCCTCTTCAATTGTCAGCGCCGCCCAGCAGCAACAGTTACAATTGTCCACGGCTACCGATGTACAAGCAAAAATCGGTCAAGGAATTATCGGCAAAGTCAACAATCAAATTATTGCCATTGGTAAAGCCGATTTTGTCGAAGCAACTTCCGAATTGAGTCAAATCAGCCAGCAGTTGCAAGCAGAAGGTAAAACCGTTGTTTGGGTGGCAAAAGGCGAGCAGCTTTTAGGAATCATTGCAGTAGCAGATACCATCCGCCCCGAAGCAGCAGCAACGGTAAAACACTTGCAAAAATTAGGCGTAGAACATATAATTATGCTAACCGGCGACAACGAGCAAACAGCTCAACACATCGCCCGCCAACTAGGCATCAACGAAGTGTACGCCGAACTTTTGCCAGAAGACAAAGTGCAGGCAATTAAACAACTGCAAACCCAGTATCAAACTGTAGCAATGGTGGGAGACGGCATCAACGACGCCCCCGCCCTCGCTCAAGCTTCCGCGGGCATTGCGATGGGAATTTCCGGCAGCGATGTTGCTTTAGAAACTGCAGATATCGTATTAATGGCAGATAAGTTAGAGCAACTAGCTAAAGCAATTAGTTTGGGCCGCCGCGCTCAAAATGTTGTCAAACAAAACATTGTTTTTGCACTCAGTTGCATTGTCCTGTTATTGGCAGCTAATTTTTTCGGAAATATCACCATGCCTTTCGGCGTCATCGGCCACGAAGGATCTACAGTAATAGTAACCTTAAGCGGTTTGCGACTCCTCAGAAATTAG
- a CDS encoding elongation factor G, whose amino-acid sequence MNEKVLGAARNVAIVGPYLSGKTALLESLLSVTGTITRKGNVKDGNTIGDSSPEARDRKMSVEVNAATAEYEGVRFTFLDCPGSVEFVQETYNALIGVDAAIIVCEPVADRALTLAPLFKFLDDWEIPHLVFINKIDRACTDETTCCSNFTDVLDALKSVSSRPIVPHQYPIGKNEQIIGFIDLVTEQAYHYRPGAAAEPVPLPEHLKAQESAARQQMLEELANFDDHLLEELLEEINPDAEEITRDLKMELGADLIVPVFIGIAEQDFGVRPLLEALLREAPTPETTADRRGIILSENKVLAQILKTYYTPQGGKLSLVRMWRGTLADGAILNGVRVNGLYRLTGQQTQSLQSVSAGEIVALGRLEGLKTGDTLAIDRSEELPKAEIIPPVYALAIAPEKRNDEVKLSSALAKLLEEDPSLVWEQHGDTHEIILWGQGEIHLKVALDRLRRKYNLPMLTHLPQVPYKETIRKPASSIHGRYKHQSGGHGQFGDVYLDIQPQPRGEGFTFSDKIVGGVVPKQYIPGVEVGVREYLDRGPLGFPVVDVAVTLTNGSYHTVDSSEQAFKQAARLAMQEGMAKCEPALLEPIAKVEICAPNECTSKVLQLVSGHRGQILGYEGKKDWKGWDAVSAYLPIAEMQNLIVELRSQTMGVGFFNWEFDRLQEVPEPLAKRVLLTTNGNGNGNGKS is encoded by the coding sequence ATGAACGAAAAAGTCCTTGGGGCCGCGCGGAACGTTGCAATTGTTGGCCCTTATTTAAGCGGTAAAACCGCACTGCTAGAAAGTTTGCTGTCGGTGACAGGGACAATTACCCGCAAAGGAAATGTCAAAGATGGGAACACAATAGGTGATAGTTCGCCGGAAGCGCGCGATCGCAAAATGAGCGTAGAAGTAAACGCCGCCACCGCTGAATATGAAGGCGTCCGCTTCACATTTCTCGACTGTCCGGGATCGGTAGAATTTGTCCAAGAAACTTACAATGCGCTGATTGGTGTGGATGCGGCGATAATAGTTTGCGAACCGGTTGCCGATCGCGCTTTAACCCTCGCACCCCTGTTTAAATTCCTCGACGATTGGGAAATTCCCCACTTAGTTTTCATCAACAAGATCGATCGGGCTTGCACTGACGAAACTACTTGCTGCAGCAACTTCACCGACGTGCTCGACGCGCTCAAATCGGTTTCCAGCAGACCGATCGTACCTCACCAATATCCGATCGGCAAAAACGAACAAATCATCGGTTTTATCGACTTAGTAACCGAACAAGCTTACCACTACCGTCCGGGCGCGGCCGCAGAGCCCGTCCCGCTTCCAGAACACCTCAAAGCACAAGAAAGCGCTGCGCGGCAGCAAATGCTCGAAGAATTGGCGAATTTTGACGACCATTTACTCGAAGAATTGCTCGAAGAAATCAATCCCGACGCCGAAGAAATTACCCGCGATTTAAAGATGGAATTAGGCGCAGATTTAATTGTGCCAGTATTCATCGGCATCGCCGAACAAGATTTCGGCGTGCGGCCTCTGCTGGAAGCTTTGCTGAGGGAAGCGCCGACACCGGAAACTACAGCCGATCGCCGCGGGATTATACTAAGTGAAAACAAAGTTCTGGCTCAAATCCTCAAAACCTATTACACGCCCCAGGGAGGCAAATTATCGTTAGTGAGAATGTGGCGGGGGACGCTGGCAGACGGAGCAATTTTGAACGGGGTTCGAGTTAACGGTTTGTACCGCTTGACCGGCCAGCAAACGCAAAGTTTGCAGTCTGTCAGCGCCGGGGAAATTGTGGCTTTGGGAAGGCTAGAAGGCTTGAAAACAGGCGATACGCTGGCGATCGACCGATCGGAGGAATTGCCAAAAGCCGAAATCATCCCGCCTGTCTACGCACTGGCGATCGCCCCAGAAAAGCGCAACGATGAAGTTAAGCTGAGCTCCGCTTTAGCTAAATTGCTAGAAGAAGACCCATCTTTAGTCTGGGAACAGCACGGCGACACTCACGAAATTATACTTTGGGGTCAAGGCGAAATCCACCTGAAAGTAGCCTTAGACAGGTTGCGCCGCAAGTATAACTTGCCGATGCTAACTCACTTACCGCAAGTGCCGTACAAAGAAACCATCCGCAAACCAGCATCTTCCATCCACGGGCGCTACAAACACCAAAGCGGCGGGCACGGACAATTCGGCGACGTGTACCTCGACATTCAACCGCAGCCTCGCGGAGAAGGTTTCACGTTTAGCGACAAAATAGTCGGCGGCGTCGTCCCAAAACAGTATATACCCGGCGTGGAAGTGGGAGTGCGCGAGTATTTGGATCGCGGCCCGCTGGGTTTCCCGGTGGTAGACGTAGCGGTGACGCTGACGAACGGTTCCTACCATACCGTTGACAGTTCCGAACAAGCTTTCAAGCAAGCGGCGCGTTTGGCGATGCAGGAGGGAATGGCCAAGTGCGAACCGGCATTGCTGGAGCCGATCGCCAAAGTTGAAATTTGCGCTCCGAACGAGTGTACATCAAAGGTGTTGCAGTTGGTCAGCGGACACCGCGGCCAAATTCTCGGCTACGAAGGTAAAAAAGACTGGAAGGGATGGGATGCAGTTTCTGCTTATTTGCCGATCGCAGAAATGCAGAATTTGATCGTAGAATTGCGATCGCAGACAATGGGAGTCGGATTTTTTAATTGGGAGTTCGATCGATTGCAAGAAGTGCCGGAACCTTTAGCTAAGCGGGTGTTGCTAACGACTAACGGAAATGGAAACGGCAACGGTAAAAGTTAG
- a CDS encoding Uma2 family endonuclease: MVTQLQSPDKSNIIYPDDNGEPMSDNTEQFRLIVWLKENLELLFANVANVFVAGNLLWYPVEGNNKISQAPDAMVVFGRPKGYRGSYQQWNEDNIAPQVVFEIWSPGNRLTPMIQKFKFYERYGVEEYYLFDPQTLELTGWQRVEEELEAIEQIDGWISPRLGVRFGLSETGLEMFGPSGEPFVSFVELAQLIQQAETRAQQAELRVQQAEEQVQQAESLLEQERSRSQALELRLREMGIDPNEL; the protein is encoded by the coding sequence ATGGTTACACAACTGCAATCTCCCGACAAATCAAATATCATCTATCCCGACGACAACGGCGAACCCATGTCAGACAATACTGAGCAATTTAGATTAATCGTCTGGCTCAAGGAAAACTTAGAATTGTTATTTGCTAACGTTGCTAATGTTTTCGTAGCAGGAAACTTGCTATGGTATCCGGTAGAAGGAAATAACAAAATTTCCCAAGCACCGGATGCAATGGTAGTTTTCGGTAGACCAAAAGGATATCGAGGTTCTTACCAACAGTGGAATGAAGATAATATTGCGCCGCAAGTGGTGTTTGAAATTTGGTCGCCGGGAAATCGCCTCACTCCGATGATTCAAAAGTTCAAATTTTACGAACGCTACGGTGTGGAAGAATACTATTTATTCGACCCGCAAACATTAGAATTGACAGGATGGCAGCGGGTTGAGGAAGAATTAGAAGCGATCGAACAAATAGACGGTTGGATTAGTCCCAGACTGGGCGTGCGCTTTGGATTGTCTGAAACCGGACTCGAAATGTTCGGGCCGTCGGGAGAACCCTTTGTGAGTTTTGTAGAACTCGCTCAACTGATCCAGCAAGCAGAAACGCGGGCACAGCAGGCAGAATTACGGGTTCAGCAGGCAGAAGAACAGGTTCAGCAAGCAGAAAGTTTGTTGGAACAAGAACGATCGCGATCGCAAGCTTTAGAATTAAGACTCCGAGAAATGGGAATCGACCCCAATGAATTGTAA
- a CDS encoding Get3/ArsA fold putative tail anchor-mediating ATPase NosAFP, with protein sequence MALILTFLGKGGTGRSTIAIATAKKYAAQGKRVLLLGQDPGPGLGILLGVPLTLNPQEIAPNLKAVQVQSAPLLERRWDEVKQLEAQYVRTPFFKQIYGQELGVLPGMDSALALNELREYEDSKQYDVIVYDGTGGMDTLRMLGMPEILSWYIRRFRQALVDSDLGKALSPFIQPVFSTVLTVDLSGDNPFQSTKQVDNLLDKGKEALADPNRTAAFLVTTGDASAIATARYLWGSSQQVGLTVGGVIVNQASVTEAITADFDPLTAVSVPAHSDNNWQPLIDALPDFSEAAKAPKPININIAQRQVSLFLPGFDKKEIKLIQSGPEVTIEAGDQRRNILLPPALTGKSVTGAKFLNGYLIISF encoded by the coding sequence ATGGCTTTGATTTTGACATTTTTGGGCAAAGGCGGCACTGGCCGCAGTACGATCGCGATCGCAACAGCTAAAAAATATGCGGCTCAAGGCAAGCGAGTTCTGCTGCTGGGCCAAGATCCGGGACCGGGATTGGGTATTCTGCTAGGGGTTCCTCTGACTCTCAACCCCCAGGAAATCGCCCCCAACCTCAAAGCAGTTCAGGTGCAAAGCGCGCCGCTGCTAGAACGCAGGTGGGACGAAGTTAAACAATTAGAAGCTCAATATGTCCGCACTCCGTTTTTCAAGCAGATTTACGGTCAAGAATTAGGAGTATTACCCGGAATGGACAGCGCCCTGGCGTTGAACGAACTTCGGGAATACGAGGACAGCAAACAATACGATGTAATTGTTTATGACGGCACCGGCGGCATGGATACGCTGCGGATGCTGGGAATGCCGGAAATTTTGAGTTGGTATATCCGTCGCTTCCGTCAAGCTTTGGTAGATTCGGATTTGGGTAAAGCTTTGTCGCCTTTTATTCAGCCGGTTTTCAGTACCGTGTTGACTGTGGATTTGTCTGGGGATAATCCTTTTCAATCTACTAAGCAAGTCGATAATCTTTTGGATAAGGGTAAGGAAGCGCTGGCAGATCCGAACCGCACGGCGGCTTTTTTGGTGACGACTGGGGATGCAAGCGCGATCGCAACTGCCCGCTATCTTTGGGGAAGTTCTCAACAAGTTGGTTTGACTGTGGGCGGTGTCATTGTCAATCAAGCATCGGTTACAGAAGCTATTACTGCCGATTTCGATCCTTTGACCGCTGTTTCGGTTCCGGCGCACAGTGACAATAACTGGCAGCCGCTAATTGATGCTTTGCCAGATTTTTCTGAGGCCGCAAAAGCTCCTAAACCCATTAACATAAACATTGCACAGCGTCAAGTTAGTTTGTTTTTGCCTGGGTTTGACAAGAAAGAAATTAAATTGATTCAATCGGGGCCGGAAGTGACGATCGAAGCGGGGGATCAGCGGCGCAATATTTTGCTGCCTCCGGCGCTGACTGGCAAGTCTGTTACTGGTGCTAAGTTCCTGAATGGTTACTTGATTATTTCTTTTTAG
- the petP gene encoding cytochrome b6f subunit PetP produces the protein MAIEVGQRVKVRRLRDRIPANMVGKIKENPVGTVDGFKMVDGSGVGVVVKFDGFATWFFEDELEIV, from the coding sequence GTGGCAATAGAAGTAGGTCAGAGAGTGAAGGTGCGCCGTCTCAGAGATCGGATACCTGCAAATATGGTGGGCAAGATAAAGGAGAATCCAGTAGGCACTGTTGACGGATTCAAAATGGTTGACGGTAGCGGAGTAGGCGTGGTTGTCAAGTTTGACGGTTTTGCGACTTGGTTCTTTGAAGATGAGCTAGAAATCGTTTAA
- a CDS encoding FecR family protein: MNKIFTCGRSTKIPLLSLSLAVLASLSPFRGTIASPLSPSPKQPSNTTKIVSVARQPAQPTASKSPKNPATAAANLSPAETINAQGTAAGRSLEIEEIRGTVSFKGRPAVVGDRLLAPGDEIITGPDSTARLGIDNNIGIVEVAEKTAVRISNLSSRAGGEKDTAIFVSRGRVRLSIGKTAAATPAASTSTIIPPNQIVALNTFSGLGKSSQIAQKTRSAKNAPVRVETPEGVAGVRGTSFGVSVGGGKTAVETIEGAVAVSGNTESEVVVNSGNATTIFPQTSPVAPSASPRLAQLKVRRLLRLSGNIYRLSGQINPIDTVYVHNEEIKIDRKGNFKIQGILPPSRRLKIVVRGPSVTERHYSLAVP; encoded by the coding sequence ATGAATAAAATTTTTACGTGTGGGCGATCGACCAAAATTCCGCTCCTAAGTTTGTCCTTGGCTGTGCTGGCGAGTCTGTCGCCCTTTCGCGGGACGATCGCCAGTCCGCTCTCTCCATCCCCCAAACAGCCGTCCAACACTACTAAAATTGTCTCAGTCGCTCGACAGCCAGCACAGCCAACCGCCTCCAAATCTCCCAAAAATCCGGCAACAGCGGCGGCGAATTTATCCCCAGCAGAGACGATAAACGCCCAGGGAACAGCGGCCGGACGATCGCTCGAAATAGAAGAAATTCGCGGTACAGTCAGCTTTAAAGGGCGGCCGGCGGTAGTGGGCGATCGGCTGCTCGCCCCCGGAGACGAAATCATCACCGGCCCCGATTCCACAGCCCGTTTAGGCATCGACAACAACATCGGCATAGTGGAAGTTGCCGAAAAAACAGCAGTCAGAATATCCAATTTGTCAAGCCGTGCAGGTGGCGAAAAAGACACAGCGATTTTTGTCAGCAGGGGGCGAGTCAGGTTGTCGATCGGCAAAACTGCTGCGGCAACTCCTGCAGCCAGCACCTCAACAATTATCCCGCCGAACCAAATAGTCGCCCTCAATACCTTCAGCGGACTCGGCAAATCCAGTCAAATTGCCCAAAAAACCCGTTCGGCCAAAAACGCCCCAGTCAGGGTTGAAACCCCAGAAGGCGTTGCCGGAGTTCGCGGCACCTCGTTTGGCGTCAGCGTCGGCGGCGGCAAAACCGCAGTCGAAACTATTGAAGGTGCAGTCGCAGTATCCGGCAACACCGAATCCGAAGTAGTTGTCAACAGCGGCAACGCCACGACTATTTTCCCTCAAACCTCGCCCGTGGCGCCCTCAGCGAGCCCTCGCCTAGCTCAACTAAAAGTCCGCAGGTTGTTGAGACTCAGCGGCAATATCTATCGCCTCAGCGGTCAAATTAACCCGATCGACACAGTTTATGTCCACAACGAAGAGATTAAGATCGATCGAAAGGGCAACTTCAAAATCCAAGGAATTTTACCGCCAAGCCGCCGCCTCAAAATCGTAGTGCGAGGCCCCTCAGTCACAGAACGGCATTACAGCCTCGCCGTTCCCTAA
- a CDS encoding CHASE2 domain-containing protein, with translation MKFKKWIDHLKQNQLIGLRQYIITNPPWMTGAIAGIMSVAMLQLGMWKPLEYLGYKTLFQIRESRILPNPGWDHRIAVIAIEPHSLQEYGKFPWPRNRYAQLLEALKKSPPTAVGFDILFLDPSPKDDILAAAIVANGKVVLPRTIKEEPVASLKAAAAGVGHIGQEADSDGITRVSKIFLNGVPNFGLAMIHRYNAANPQDPVLLPQSKNKPQKKAWVNWPGPTENLPTYAFVDVVEGNIPADALTNKLVLVGIVATGFDPISSPLNKTTAGVYLYAALIDNLLNQRLLRRLPVLVEILLLLGIGPLTALVLGNRGVQERIAIALGLPIIWIAAAALLFGFFFWWVPIAAPIGTLILSSTALQLREQYEKQQLMRLFEKHVDPETAQLIWQRKAEIFEQGELEPQELTATVLFMDIRSFTSISEKMRPRDLLTWLNNYLEAMTNCIMDHGGVVDKYIGDAIMAVFGVPFCHTEYREIQQDALNAVAACIAMHERLHQLNQQLRSEHKPLIKFGIGLHTGQLVAGSVGGSRRLNYSVIGDAVNVAARLEAMNKEIVSDSPFNLLVTARTFAYVRDRYEGQKVGSIQLRGKKEETVVYAILGEKH, from the coding sequence ATGAAGTTCAAAAAATGGATCGATCATCTCAAACAAAATCAACTGATCGGCCTGCGGCAATATATAATTACAAATCCTCCCTGGATGACAGGTGCCATAGCAGGTATAATGTCTGTAGCCATGCTGCAATTGGGAATGTGGAAACCGCTTGAATATTTGGGATACAAAACGCTATTTCAAATTCGAGAATCGCGAATTTTGCCAAATCCCGGATGGGATCATAGAATTGCGGTAATTGCGATCGAACCGCATTCCTTGCAGGAATACGGTAAATTTCCTTGGCCTCGCAACCGCTACGCCCAACTGTTAGAAGCGCTGAAAAAATCTCCCCCCACAGCCGTTGGTTTTGACATTCTTTTCCTCGATCCGAGTCCGAAAGATGATATTTTAGCCGCTGCAATTGTCGCCAACGGCAAAGTTGTACTCCCTAGAACCATTAAAGAAGAACCCGTAGCATCTTTAAAAGCAGCCGCCGCAGGTGTCGGCCACATCGGCCAAGAAGCCGATAGCGACGGTATTACCCGCGTCTCAAAAATCTTTCTCAACGGGGTTCCTAATTTCGGTTTAGCCATGATTCACAGGTACAATGCTGCTAATCCTCAAGATCCAGTATTGCTCCCACAGTCAAAAAATAAGCCCCAAAAAAAAGCCTGGGTGAACTGGCCCGGGCCAACAGAAAATCTACCTACCTATGCTTTTGTTGATGTCGTAGAAGGTAACATTCCCGCAGATGCCCTCACCAATAAGTTAGTTTTAGTGGGCATAGTTGCTACCGGTTTCGACCCGATTTCTTCACCTCTCAACAAGACTACGGCTGGGGTTTATTTATATGCAGCGTTGATTGACAATTTGCTCAATCAACGCTTGCTGCGGCGGCTGCCGGTACTCGTAGAAATTTTGTTATTGTTGGGGATTGGCCCGCTTACCGCTTTGGTTCTGGGCAACCGAGGTGTTCAAGAGAGAATTGCGATCGCTCTCGGTTTGCCTATAATTTGGATTGCGGCTGCTGCTTTGTTATTTGGCTTCTTTTTTTGGTGGGTGCCGATTGCCGCACCTATCGGCACTCTCATTTTATCTAGCACTGCTTTGCAACTGCGGGAACAGTACGAAAAGCAGCAGTTGATGAGGTTATTTGAAAAGCACGTCGATCCAGAGACTGCTCAGCTTATTTGGCAACGCAAAGCGGAGATATTTGAACAGGGAGAACTCGAACCTCAAGAACTTACAGCAACGGTGCTGTTTATGGATATTCGTAGTTTTACTTCGATTTCCGAAAAAATGCGACCGCGAGATTTACTCACCTGGTTGAACAATTATTTGGAAGCGATGACTAACTGTATTATGGATCACGGCGGCGTTGTAGATAAATACATCGGCGATGCAATTATGGCAGTTTTTGGAGTGCCTTTTTGCCATACCGAATATCGAGAAATTCAACAAGATGCTTTGAATGCAGTTGCGGCTTGTATTGCGATGCACGAACGGCTGCACCAACTTAATCAGCAGCTTAGAAGCGAACACAAACCTTTAATTAAGTTTGGCATCGGTTTGCATACCGGACAGTTAGTTGCTGGTAGCGTGGGCGGTTCCCGGCGTTTGAATTATTCTGTGATCGGCGATGCTGTCAACGTTGCTGCTAGATTGGAGGCGATGAATAAGGAAATTGTTTCTGACAGTCCTTTTAATTTGTTGGTGACGGCGAGGACTTTTGCTTACGTGCGCGATCGCTACGAAGGCCAAAAAGTAGGATCGATTCAATTGCGCGGCAAAAAAGAAGAGACTGTGGTTTATGCTATTTTGGGCGAAAAGCATTAG